From a single Miscanthus floridulus cultivar M001 chromosome 8, ASM1932011v1, whole genome shotgun sequence genomic region:
- the LOC136477654 gene encoding uncharacterized protein isoform X2, with amino-acid sequence MASPPPALEILVREPDGFTVWSGPPYLPGTTSPPQRLPKTACGATSFSTDGARLLATVASASATVYDCCTLAVVKCFELPGLLAAALSPTGAYLQTFQKSSSPQEKNVTVWHVDTAAALYQHYQKSMSKATWPMVQFSADELVACRMMPNEIQFFDPKDFAKGILYRIRMPGIATMQLATAPGSHVAGFIPEAKGVPASVQIFSCNKDAQNQVVARRSFFRCSTVQLHWNKGSTGLLVLAQADVDKTNQSYYGETKLNYLTTDRAFEGIVPLKKDGPVHDVQWSSSGSEFAVVYGFMPAKATIFNKKCNPLVELGEGPYNTIRWNPKGRFVVLAGFGNLPGDMAFWDYSEKKLVAKTKAECSVTSEWSPDGCHFMTATTAPRLQIDNCIKIFDHNGSLQFKKMFERLYQADWKPEVPERFGDIAYLTTSLSTLKIEETKKQAQGSKAAQTSSKAPANTAPKPTAYRPPHAKGSAELQDKLFGGLAPAGGEMSKNALRNKKRREKQKEKKAAEASGSPADES; translated from the exons ATGGCATCGCCACCGCCGGCCCTCGAGATCCTAG TTCGCGAGCCCGACGGCTTCACGGTGTGGTCCGGCCCCCCATACCTGCCGGGCACTACCAGCCCGCCGCAGAGACTCCCCAAGACGGCGTGCGGCGCCACCTCTTTCTCCACTGACGGTGCCCGCCTCCTCGCGACGGTGGCATCGGCCTCGGCCACCGTCTACGACTGCTGCACACTCGCCGTCGTCAAGTGCTTCGAGCTCCCGGGTCTCCTCGCCGCCGCGCTGTCGCCCACGGGGGCCTATCTGCAGACCTTCCAGAAGTCATCCTCGCCGCAGGAGAAGAATGTCACGGTCTGGCACGTTGACACAGCTGCTGCTCTCTACCAGCACTACCAGAAGAGCATGTCTAAGGCCACCTG GCCAATGGTTCAGTTTTCTGCGGATGAATTGGTCGCTTGCCGGATGATGCCTAATGAGATACAATTCTTTGATCCAAAAGATTTTGCAAAAGGGATTTTGTATAGGATAAGAATGCCTGGCATAGCTACGATGCAGCTAGCAACTGCACCAGGATCTCATGTTGCTGGATTCATCCCAGAGGCTAAG GGTGTTCCAGCTAGTGTTCAGATATTTTCTTGCAACAAGGACGCACAAAATCAAGTTGTTGCTCGCAGGAGCTTTTTTCGTTGTTCCACTGTTCAATTACACTGGAACAAAGGGTCCACTGGGCTTCTAGTTCTTGCTCAAGCCGACGTGGATAAAACCAACCAGAGTTACTATGGTGAAACCAAGTTGAACTACTTGACAACTGACAGGGCCTTTGAAGGAATTGTTCCACTTA AAAAAGATGGGCCAGTCCATGATGTGCAGTGGTCTTCCTCTGGCTCTGAATTTGCTGTGGTTTATGGAT TTATGCCGGCCAAGGCAACAATATTCAACAAGAAGTGCAACCCTCTTgttgagcttggtgaaggacCTTACAATACGATAAGATGGAACCCCAAAGGACGAT TCGTTGTATTAGCAGGATTTGGTAATTTGCCTGGTGATATG GCGTTCTGGGATTATTCAGAAAAGAAATTGGTAGCAAAAACAAAGGCAGAATGTTCTGTCACAAGTGAATGGTCCCCCGATGGTTGTCATTTTATGACTGCTACAACAGCGCCGAGGCTCCAAATAGACAATTG TATAAAAATATTTGACCACAACGGATCTCTGCAGTTTAAGAAGATGTTTGAAAGGCTGTATCAG GCTGATTGGAAACCTGAAGTACCTGAAAGATTCGGTGACATTGCTTACCTGACAACATCCTTGAGTACCTTAAAGATTGAAGAAACAAAAAAACAAG CACAAGGTTCCAAGGCAGCACAAACATCAAGCAAGGCCCCTGCAAATACAGCACCGAAACCTACAGCATACCGCCCACCTCATGCTAAGGGTTCTGCAGAACTTCAGGACAAG CTCTTTGGTGGACTAGCTCCTGCAGG GGGGGAGATGAGCAAAAATGCATTGCGAAACAAGAAGCGCAGAGAGAAACAGAAGGAAAAGAAAGCTGCTGAAGCGTCAGGCTCTCCTGCTGATGAAAGTTGA
- the LOC136477654 gene encoding uncharacterized protein isoform X1, with product MASPPPALEILVREPDGFTVWSGPPYLPGTTSPPQRLPKTACGATSFSTDGARLLATVASASATVYDCCTLAVVKCFELPGLLAAALSPTGAYLQTFQKSSSPQEKNVTVWHVDTAAALYQHYQKSMSKATWPMVQFSADELVACRMMPNEIQFFDPKDFAKGILYRIRMPGIATMQLATAPGSHVAGFIPEAKGVPASVQIFSCNKDAQNQVVARRSFFRCSTVQLHWNKGSTGLLVLAQADVDKTNQSYYGETKLNYLTTDRAFEGIVPLKKDGPVHDVQWSSSGSEFAVVYGFMPAKATIFNKKCNPLVELGEGPYNTIRWNPKGRFVVLAGFGNLPGDMAFWDYSEKKLVAKTKAECSVTSEWSPDGCHFMTATTAPRLQIDNCIKIFDHNGSLQFKKMFERLYQADWKPEVPERFGDIAYLTTSLSTLKIEETKKQVSAQGSKAAQTSSKAPANTAPKPTAYRPPHAKGSAELQDKLFGGLAPAGGEMSKNALRNKKRREKQKEKKAAEASGSPADES from the exons ATGGCATCGCCACCGCCGGCCCTCGAGATCCTAG TTCGCGAGCCCGACGGCTTCACGGTGTGGTCCGGCCCCCCATACCTGCCGGGCACTACCAGCCCGCCGCAGAGACTCCCCAAGACGGCGTGCGGCGCCACCTCTTTCTCCACTGACGGTGCCCGCCTCCTCGCGACGGTGGCATCGGCCTCGGCCACCGTCTACGACTGCTGCACACTCGCCGTCGTCAAGTGCTTCGAGCTCCCGGGTCTCCTCGCCGCCGCGCTGTCGCCCACGGGGGCCTATCTGCAGACCTTCCAGAAGTCATCCTCGCCGCAGGAGAAGAATGTCACGGTCTGGCACGTTGACACAGCTGCTGCTCTCTACCAGCACTACCAGAAGAGCATGTCTAAGGCCACCTG GCCAATGGTTCAGTTTTCTGCGGATGAATTGGTCGCTTGCCGGATGATGCCTAATGAGATACAATTCTTTGATCCAAAAGATTTTGCAAAAGGGATTTTGTATAGGATAAGAATGCCTGGCATAGCTACGATGCAGCTAGCAACTGCACCAGGATCTCATGTTGCTGGATTCATCCCAGAGGCTAAG GGTGTTCCAGCTAGTGTTCAGATATTTTCTTGCAACAAGGACGCACAAAATCAAGTTGTTGCTCGCAGGAGCTTTTTTCGTTGTTCCACTGTTCAATTACACTGGAACAAAGGGTCCACTGGGCTTCTAGTTCTTGCTCAAGCCGACGTGGATAAAACCAACCAGAGTTACTATGGTGAAACCAAGTTGAACTACTTGACAACTGACAGGGCCTTTGAAGGAATTGTTCCACTTA AAAAAGATGGGCCAGTCCATGATGTGCAGTGGTCTTCCTCTGGCTCTGAATTTGCTGTGGTTTATGGAT TTATGCCGGCCAAGGCAACAATATTCAACAAGAAGTGCAACCCTCTTgttgagcttggtgaaggacCTTACAATACGATAAGATGGAACCCCAAAGGACGAT TCGTTGTATTAGCAGGATTTGGTAATTTGCCTGGTGATATG GCGTTCTGGGATTATTCAGAAAAGAAATTGGTAGCAAAAACAAAGGCAGAATGTTCTGTCACAAGTGAATGGTCCCCCGATGGTTGTCATTTTATGACTGCTACAACAGCGCCGAGGCTCCAAATAGACAATTG TATAAAAATATTTGACCACAACGGATCTCTGCAGTTTAAGAAGATGTTTGAAAGGCTGTATCAG GCTGATTGGAAACCTGAAGTACCTGAAAGATTCGGTGACATTGCTTACCTGACAACATCCTTGAGTACCTTAAAGATTGAAGAAACAAAAAAACAAG TTTCAGCACAAGGTTCCAAGGCAGCACAAACATCAAGCAAGGCCCCTGCAAATACAGCACCGAAACCTACAGCATACCGCCCACCTCATGCTAAGGGTTCTGCAGAACTTCAGGACAAG CTCTTTGGTGGACTAGCTCCTGCAGG GGGGGAGATGAGCAAAAATGCATTGCGAAACAAGAAGCGCAGAGAGAAACAGAAGGAAAAGAAAGCTGCTGAAGCGTCAGGCTCTCCTGCTGATGAAAGTTGA
- the LOC136477656 gene encoding uncharacterized protein, protein MSYFQATTCKPHSRIIVNKPIAGLGSTCLYPLYSHALGFHKLQQKVYPRLVLIAASHKRLTPVCALSGKGNPGTTDDPLMESLKKAMADAKKPRPIQDLLKEQVAKLREQVSGGGGGNGNHRGGSGGSGGPDDESFKETLDEVVQVILATVAFILVYIHIIRGEELYRLARDYTRYLVTGKRTARLKRAMQKWHNFSESFMQKEGSEEDQYERSAVSKPTWWQQPQKFVHLMQELCRGNWRPHARES, encoded by the exons ATGAGCTACTTCCAAGCCACTACTTGCAAGCCTCACAGTAGGATCATTGTGAACAAACCTATAGCAGGCCTTGGGAGCACATGTCTGTATCCATTATATTCACATGCTCTCGGATTCCACAAGCTGCAACAGAAGGTGTACCCAAGGCTAGTTCTCATTGCTGCTAGCCACAAAAGGCTTACTCCTGTATGTGCCTTAAGTGGAAAGGGAAACCCTGGCACTACTGATGAT CCTTTGATGGAATCTTTGAAGAAAGCTATGGCTGATGCAAAAAAGCCCCGGCCCATACAAGACTTGCTGAAGGAGCAGGTGGCTAAACTGAGAGAACAAGTGTCTGGTGGAGGCGGAGGGAATGGGAATCACCGTGGGGGCAGTGGTGGTTCTGGTGGCCCCGATGATGAATCGTTCAAGGAAACATTGGATGAagtagtccaagttatcttagccACTGTTGCTTTCATACTTGTG TACATCCACATAATCAGAGGGGAGGAGCTTTACCGTCTTGCCAGGGACTACACCAGATATCTCGTCACTGGTAAGAGGACTGCCCGACTGAAGCGTGCCATGCAAAAGTGGCACAACTTCTCCGAGAGCTTCATGCAGAAGGAAGGCTCAGAAGAGGACCAATATGAGAGATCAGCTGTGTCAAAACCTACATGGTGGCAACAGCCTCAGAAATTCGTGCATCTTATGCAGGAGCTTTGCAGGGGAAACTGGCGTCCCCATGCTCGGGAGTCTTAG
- the LOC136474188 gene encoding chitinase 6-like, translated as MAQKLVAPPTVVAALPLLALVLWAATAAAQNCGCASDQCCSKYWYCGTGEDYCGAGCQSGPCDVPATNNVSVASIVTPAFFDALLAQAAASCEANGFYTRDAFLAAAGYYPAFGRTGSVDDSKREIAAFFGNANHETIKFCYINEIDGPSKNYCDPNNTQWPCQAGKGYYGRGPLQISWNYNYGPAGQSIGFDGLGDPDAVARSALVAFRSALWYWMNNVHGVVVSGQGFGATIRAINGALECDGKNPDSVNNRVAYYKQFCQDFGVDPGSNLTC; from the exons ATGGCACAGAAGCTCGTCGCGCCACCGACGGTCGTCGCCGCCCTCCCCCTCCTGGCGCTCGTCCTCTGGGCCGCCACGGCGGCCGCGCAGAACTGCGGGTGCGCGTCGGACCAGTGCTGCAGCAAGTACTGGTACTGCGGGACGGGCGAGGACTATTGCGGCGCCGGGTGCCAGTCGGGCCCCTGCGACGTGCCGGCGACCAACAACGTGTCCGTGGCCAGCATCGTCACGCCGGCCTTCTTCGACGCGCTCCTCGCGCAGGCCGCCGCCTCGTGCGAGGCCAACGGCTTCTACACCCGCGACGccttcctcgccgccgccggctaCTACCCGGCGTTCGGCCGCACCGGCAGCGTCGACGACTCCAAGCGCGAGATCGCCGCCTTCTTCGGCAACGCCAACCACGAGACCATAA AGTTCTGCTACATCAACGAGATCGACGGGCCGAGCAAGAACTACTGCGACCCGAACAACACGCAGTGGCCGTGCCAGGCGGGGAAAGGGTACTACGGGCGCGGCCCGCTGCAGATCTCGTGGAACTACAACTACGGGCCCGCGGGGCAGAGCATCGGTTTCGACGGGCTGGGCGACCCCGACGCGGTGGCGCGCAGCGCCCTCGTCGCGTTCCGGTCGGCGCTCTGGTACTGGATGAACAACGTGCACGGGGTCGTCGTCTCCGGGCAGGGCTTCGGCGCCACCATACGGGCCATCAACGGCGCGCTCGAGTGCGACGGCAAGAACCCGGACTCCGTCAACAACCGCGTCGCCTACTACAAGCAGTTCTGCCAGGATTTCGGCGTCGACCCGGGCAGCAACCTCACATGCTGA